Proteins encoded by one window of Acinonyx jubatus isolate Ajub_Pintada_27869175 chromosome X, VMU_Ajub_asm_v1.0, whole genome shotgun sequence:
- the LOC106983161 gene encoding profilin-1-like, whose translation MQCIEDISEEVWQDCITLFLQTGMCCDAAIITNSPPWLLASYPEGNLFQLTQEEIQILLAREGREKFLQGIILAGTKCLLIRDNIYTEGNNTMDLRTKGQSRCSQEVTVVQIESVYLVMMGQKGTEGGPLNLKAFEMAGYIREAIHQHMAHF comes from the coding sequence ATGCAGTGCATAGAGGATATCAGCGAAGAGGTCTGGCAAGACTGCATTACTCTCTTCCTACAGACTGGGATGTGCTGTGATGCAGCGATTATCACCAATTCCCCACCCTGGTTGTTAGCTTCTTACCCTGAAGGCAACTTGTTCCAGTTGACCCAGGAAGAAATTCAGATCTTGCTggcaagagaggggagagagaaatttCTTCAAGGGATCATTCTTGCAGGGACCAAATGCTTATTGATTCGGGACAACATTTACACTGAGGGAAACAACACCATGGACCTCCGCACCAAAGGCCAGAGTCGGTGCAGCCAGGAAGTCACTGTAGTTCAGATTGAGTCTGTATACCTTGTGATGATGGGacaaaaaggaacagaaggaggGCCTCTCAACCTTAAGGCTTTTGAGATGGCAGGTTACATCAGAGAAGCCATTCATCAACACATGGCCCATTTCTAA